From the genome of Pseudomonadota bacterium, one region includes:
- a CDS encoding aconitase family protein, with protein sequence LKEEGDWSILQKYAGFIFDDDAPKEANRVKYDNILYLERPGCNLCMGNQEKAEKGDTVMATSTRLFEGRVVEDADDKKGESLLASTPVVVLSTILGRTPSIEEYKSAVDGIDLTKFAPPT encoded by the coding sequence GTTGAAGGAAGAGGGGGATTGGAGCATCCTGCAGAAATATGCAGGCTTTATATTTGACGATGATGCGCCGAAAGAGGCCAATCGTGTTAAATATGACAACATACTGTATTTGGAGCGACCCGGCTGCAACCTGTGTATGGGCAATCAAGAAAAAGCAGAGAAAGGTGACACAGTTATGGCAACATCGACGCGCCTATTCGAAGGCAGAGTAGTCGAAGATGCCGATGACAAAAAAGGCGAGTCTCTTTTGGCATCAACACCTGTGGTCGTGCTTTCTACGATTCTAGGGCGCACGCCAAGTATTGAGGAATATAAGTCGGCTGTAGACGGGATTGATTTGACTAAATTTGCTCCGCCAACGTAA